One segment of Nitrospirota bacterium DNA contains the following:
- a CDS encoding YwiC-like family protein yields MKVPIVKEWGSWAVFFSSVLAGLISGLLTRPWLTGRESGSKTALTVLGLTLLINSKNPLTSALRAKEKREHIMWFSFFALTGFASLVPFLIEGLRTFLIFSLLIASYAVLLSRGKEHHIVTELNGFALLTIAAPVVYFAMTGEMSWKLYLAVTMFFAAGVFKVRVRTRKTLFFRRLMILYCAAAVSVFYLLDFSTLLLLPLIENIATAVWLREEKLRTTGNIELTKAIIFIVLMGFFWR; encoded by the coding sequence ATGAAAGTTCCAATTGTCAAAGAATGGGGTTCATGGGCGGTGTTTTTCTCATCCGTTCTCGCCGGACTTATCTCAGGCCTGCTGACAAGGCCATGGTTGACAGGGAGGGAATCCGGCAGCAAAACCGCACTTACTGTTCTGGGACTGACACTTCTGATAAACTCAAAAAATCCTCTTACCTCGGCATTGAGGGCAAAAGAAAAAAGAGAGCACATTATGTGGTTTTCATTTTTCGCACTTACGGGGTTTGCATCACTGGTCCCCTTTTTGATCGAAGGGCTAAGGACATTCTTGATCTTCTCATTGCTGATAGCAAGCTACGCGGTCCTTCTGTCTCGCGGGAAGGAACATCACATAGTTACCGAATTGAACGGATTTGCACTGCTGACCATTGCCGCGCCGGTCGTTTATTTTGCAATGACCGGGGAGATGTCATGGAAACTGTATCTCGCTGTCACAATGTTCTTTGCGGCAGGTGTTTTCAAGGTGCGGGTAAGGACCAGGAAGACGCTTTTTTTCAGGCGGCTGATGATACTTTATTGCGCTGCCGCAGTTAGCGTATTTTATCTTTTGGATTTCTCTACTCTTCTGCTTTTGCCTCTCATTGAAAATATAGCGACCGCTGTCTGGCTGAGGGAGGAAAAACTCAGGACCACAGGCAATATAGAATTGACCAAGGCAATTATTTTTATCGTTCTTATGGGGTTTTTCTGGCGTTGA
- a CDS encoding cold-shock protein, translating to MAKGTVKWFNEAKGYGFISSEDGADVFVHYSSIDGDGFKSLAEGDSVSFNTENGPKGQKAVNVVKL from the coding sequence ATGGCAAAAGGAACAGTAAAGTGGTTCAATGAAGCAAAAGGCTATGGCTTTATCTCAAGTGAAGATGGCGCGGATGTATTTGTCCATTATTCTTCGATCGACGGCGATGGCTTCAAGTCCCTTGCCGAAGGTGACTCAGTCAGCTTTAATACTGAAAACGGACCTAAGGGCCAAAAGGCAGTCAATGTAGTTAAACTGTAA
- a CDS encoding DUF4337 domain-containing protein, which yields MAEEKKEPWLNYLALTTIIFAVCATLSTFKGAGYSTRSVLAQSQASNQWAYYQSKSIKSYIYEIQKEKLELELIEKRSQLPSPIIEDYEKKIDAYSKKIKKYEEEKATIEKEARDDEFIRDGAQIHSQMFGMAVIFLQIAILLSSVAALLKKKPVWLLGLLCGVAGVFYFANGFLLFMK from the coding sequence ATGGCCGAAGAGAAAAAAGAACCCTGGCTGAATTACCTTGCCTTGACAACTATTATATTTGCGGTGTGCGCAACTTTGTCCACTTTCAAAGGCGCGGGATATTCCACCCGCTCGGTGCTGGCCCAGTCCCAAGCATCAAACCAGTGGGCCTACTACCAGTCCAAAAGCATTAAAAGCTATATTTATGAGATACAAAAAGAAAAGCTCGAACTTGAACTCATTGAAAAAAGATCTCAGCTCCCTTCACCAATAATCGAAGATTATGAGAAAAAGATTGATGCCTATTCCAAAAAAATAAAAAAATATGAAGAGGAGAAGGCGACAATTGAAAAAGAAGCGAGAGATGACGAATTTATTAGGGATGGTGCGCAAATACATTCCCAGATGTTCGGGATGGCGGTGATATTCCTGCAGATAGCAATACTGCTTTCATCAGTCGCCGCGCTGTTAAAGAAGAAGCCGGTCTGGCTGCTCGGTCTTTTATGCGGGGTGGCAGGCGTGTTTTATTTCGCCAATGGCTTTTTACTCTTTATGAAATGA